From the Toxoplasma gondii ME49 chromosome VIIa, whole genome shotgun sequence genome, one window contains:
- a CDS encoding cell-cycle-associated protein kinase, putative (encoded by transcript TGME49_281450~Gene product name based on ToxoDB Community Expert Annotation. Predicted member of protein kinase group CMGC, (PMID:22047078).), whose translation MTACASPGHSSSSSSSSSSSSSSTSSSSSSSSSSSSSSSSSSSSSTSSSSPSSSSALRQVSGQKARRSKLYGSCRSISDFEIKEVIGEGTYGRVWRAYDKRHNVVVAVKQMRLAQQQSSHEGFPRTAVREIGLLKQLQHPHIVELMEVACGPDLTLKPKAKKNNDQPYSGSNSVYLVFEHCERDLGVLLDTRTQPFSASEIKLIMRQLLLALHHLHSNFVIHRDVKLSNILISSNGSIKLADFGLTRTFTEPGHAMTDGVVTLWYRAPELLFGASTYSEKIDMWAVGCIFGELLLNNPFLPGKTEQEQVNLMCELLGVPEPKSWPEMEALPGYSQLRLPASPKTSSLRELFKKETPNCVDLLSRLLIYNPANRISARDALLHPYFTDQPAMSCVRLLSTNMQLTRQKQEARAKRRWPNVEGSEKEKSRQPRNAASDRENLILEAKRIHKASIFD comes from the exons ATGACTGCCTGCGCCTCTCCAGGacattcttcttcctcttcttcctcttcgtcctcttcttcttcgtctacttcctcctcttcctcttcgtcctcttcgtcctcttcttcctcttcttcctcttcttcttcgtctacttcctcctcttccccgtcgtcctcttctgcgcTTCGTCAGGTTTCTGGACAGAAGGCTCGTCGCTCTAAACTTTATGGGAGTTGTCGTTCGATCTCAGACTTTGAGATTAAAGAAGTTATTGGAGAAGGCACCTACG GACGAGTCTGGCGAGCATACGACAAACGCCACAATGTCGTCGTCGCTGTGAAACAAATGCGCCTGGCGCAACAGCAAAGCAGTCACGAAGGATTTCCGAGAACTGCTGTCCGAGAAATCGGCTTGCtcaagcagctgcagcatccACACATCGTCG AGTTGATGGAGGTGGCGTGCGGACCTGACTTGACTCTCAAGCCAaaggcaaagaaaaacaacgacCAGCCGTACTCAGGAAGCAATTCCGTCTACCTT GTGTTTGAGCACTGCGAAAGAGACTTGGGAGTCCTTCTGGATACGCGAACGCAGCCGTTTTCAGCGAGTGAAATTAAACTCATTATGCGACAACTTTTGCTGGCTCTTCACCATTTGCATTCGAACTTCGTCATTCACCGAGATGTGAAACTCTCGAATATTCTCATCAGCTCGAACGGATCGATCAAGCTTGCAGACTTTGGCCTCACTCG GACTTTCACGGAGCCTGGGCATGCGATGACCGACGGGGTGGTGACCCTGTGGTATCGCGCGCCAGAGCTGCTTTTCGGAGCGTCGACCTACAGCGAGAAAATCGACATGTGGGCTGTGGGATGTATCTTTGGAGAGCTTCTGCTGAACAA TCCGTTTCTGCCAGGCAAAACAGAGCAGGAACAGGTGAATTTGATGTGCGAACTGCTGGGGGTTCCTGAGCCGAAGTCATGGCCGGAGATGGAGGCTCTTCCAGGCTACTCGCAGCTGCGGCTGCCCGCCTCTCCC AAAACCAGCTCTCTTCGCGAGCTATtcaagaaggaaacgccgAACTGCGTTGACCTCCTGAGTCGCCTTCTCATCTACAATCCGGCGAACCGAATCTCTGCTCGTGACG CTCTCCTGCACCCGTACTTCACCGACCAGCCTGCGATGAGTTGCGTCCGGCTTCTCTCGACGAACATGCAACTCACACGACAGAAACAAGAAGCGAGGGCGAAGAGACGATGGCCAAACGTGGAGGGgtcggagaaggagaagtccCGGCAACCGCGAAACGCCGCCTCGGACAG